In Moorena sp. SIOASIH, the following proteins share a genomic window:
- the mraY gene encoding phospho-N-acetylmuramoyl-pentapeptide-transferase gives MVDSKRLSGQLFNLTGTKLLYILSIGLTLGALILDGTAARSLIAGNSITIPLLICALVTTGIGYRAVPFLQALKMGQIIRQEGPQSHLQKAGTPTMGGIFFVPVAVVIALVWSGLFLQQQDFTPVLAVSLATLGYLLIGWVDDWQVVQRRSNKGMSPRMKLALQIVVSLLFCIWLAQTQPASITNITLPLGIVLPLGFLFWPVGIFVLLAESNATNLTDGVDGLAAGTCAIAFLGLAALIAPTSPGLMVFCACMSGSCLGFIAHNRNPAKVFMGDTGSLALGGALAAVGLLTGNLWGLFIISGIFFLEAVSVIAQVSYYKATKDANGVGKRLLKMSPFHNHLELSGWSETQIVAVFYLVNGLLVWLCLG, from the coding sequence GTGGTAGATTCTAAACGATTGTCTGGGCAGTTGTTCAACTTAACGGGAACTAAACTCCTATATATTCTATCAATCGGCTTAACTCTGGGTGCATTAATTCTGGATGGGACAGCAGCTCGGTCCCTGATCGCAGGTAACTCCATCACGATACCCCTGTTGATCTGTGCTCTGGTCACTACTGGCATTGGATATCGAGCAGTCCCCTTTCTACAAGCACTCAAAATGGGTCAGATTATCCGTCAAGAGGGACCCCAATCCCATTTACAGAAAGCGGGTACCCCCACCATGGGTGGCATATTTTTTGTGCCGGTAGCGGTGGTGATTGCCCTGGTGTGGTCAGGATTATTCCTCCAACAGCAGGATTTTACCCCAGTCCTAGCGGTATCCCTAGCCACCCTTGGCTATCTGTTAATCGGCTGGGTGGACGATTGGCAAGTAGTCCAACGCCGCTCTAATAAAGGGATGTCCCCGAGAATGAAACTGGCCTTACAAATTGTGGTCAGTTTACTGTTTTGTATATGGTTAGCACAAACCCAGCCAGCGAGTATCACTAACATCACCCTACCCTTGGGGATTGTCTTACCCTTGGGATTCTTGTTTTGGCCGGTGGGTATATTTGTGCTATTAGCAGAAAGTAATGCTACTAATCTTACCGATGGAGTGGATGGACTGGCAGCAGGAACCTGTGCGATCGCATTTTTAGGACTAGCTGCCCTGATTGCTCCGACCTCCCCTGGTTTAATGGTCTTCTGTGCTTGTATGAGTGGCAGTTGCCTCGGTTTTATTGCCCACAACCGCAATCCCGCCAAGGTATTCATGGGGGATACCGGTTCTCTAGCCCTAGGAGGAGCACTTGCAGCCGTAGGACTTTTGACTGGGAACCTCTGGGGTTTATTTATAATTAGTGGTATTTTCTTCCTAGAAGCCGTATCAGTAATTGCTCAAGTTAGTTACTATAAAGCCACCAAAGATGCCAATGGGGTGGGTAAGCGTTTATTAAAAATGTCACCGTTCCATAATCATCTGGAACTCTCTGGCTGGTCAGAGACCCAGATAGTGGCGGTATTTTATTTAGTTAATGGGCTTCTGGTCTGGTTGTGTTTGGGGTGA
- a CDS encoding glycosyltransferase, producing the protein MKVLLSAYQCQPNTGSENGIGWAWATQLARMGHEVWVITWSYNQIPVEQELQVNPIPNIHFIFCDHPTWLSRLFKILITRQVMLLSFPLWELMSIWWQWDAYRIAKSLTQEVVFDRVHHVTNTAIRRPSFMGLLGIPFIFGPVAGGVKAPWFLRKSYPLKGWLFDFIRDISNTIVQFDPLMNLTFITASKIYCRSKDIQALIPKFYRYKSEVIFDIPLHEIREMPLVSEQKLLEKDTFQVLFVGRFLYWKGVHLALKAFSLLHQKIPNSRFTVIGRGSEETWLQRLSEKLGIKDAVDWIPWMEQKKLSSAYLQHDVFLFPSLHDSGGLVILEALCHGLPVVCLDLGGPGVMVDETCGRVIKTDGFTEEAVIQRLSDALVELAENSELRQQLSERALAQPTKFEFKNVVEQIYSSSVFVEKTLKEAPLDDKS; encoded by the coding sequence ATGAAAGTATTACTTTCAGCCTATCAGTGCCAACCTAATACAGGTTCAGAGAACGGAATCGGCTGGGCTTGGGCGACACAACTGGCTCGAATGGGGCATGAAGTCTGGGTGATTACCTGGAGTTATAATCAGATTCCGGTAGAGCAGGAACTTCAGGTAAATCCAATCCCTAACATACATTTTATCTTTTGTGACCATCCTACCTGGTTATCTCGGTTGTTCAAAATCCTGATTACCAGACAGGTAATGTTGCTCTCATTTCCCTTGTGGGAATTGATGAGTATCTGGTGGCAATGGGATGCTTATCGAATCGCCAAATCATTGACCCAGGAGGTGGTATTTGATCGGGTTCATCACGTAACTAATACAGCTATTCGACGCCCCAGTTTCATGGGTCTTTTAGGCATCCCTTTCATTTTTGGACCGGTAGCTGGTGGAGTAAAAGCACCTTGGTTTCTCAGGAAAAGCTACCCATTAAAGGGCTGGTTATTTGATTTTATCCGCGATATTTCTAATACTATTGTTCAATTTGATCCGCTGATGAACTTAACGTTTATCACAGCATCAAAAATCTATTGTCGCTCGAAGGATATCCAGGCGCTTATCCCAAAATTTTACAGGTATAAGTCTGAAGTTATTTTTGATATCCCTCTACATGAAATTAGGGAAATGCCTCTGGTAAGTGAACAAAAATTACTAGAAAAAGATACTTTTCAGGTTCTTTTTGTAGGGCGTTTTTTATATTGGAAAGGTGTACATCTGGCGCTGAAAGCCTTTTCTCTGTTGCACCAAAAGATTCCCAATTCGCGTTTTACAGTCATTGGTCGTGGTAGTGAGGAAACTTGGCTGCAGAGACTGAGTGAAAAATTGGGTATCAAGGATGCTGTAGACTGGATACCTTGGATGGAGCAGAAAAAATTGAGTTCAGCCTATCTGCAACATGATGTTTTTCTATTCCCCAGTCTCCATGATTCCGGCGGGCTAGTAATTCTAGAAGCTTTGTGCCATGGCTTACCTGTAGTCTGTCTGGATTTAGGGGGACCAGGGGTGATGGTGGATGAAACCTGTGGACGGGTGATAAAAACGGATGGGTTCACGGAAGAAGCTGTTATTCAGAGGCTTAGTGATGCCTTAGTAGAACTAGCAGAAAACTCAGAATTGCGACAGCAGTTGAGTGAAAGGGCATTGGCGCAACCAACTAAATTTGAATTTAAGAATGTTGTGGAACAAATATATAGCTCTTCGGTATTTGTTGAGAAAACCTTGAAGGAAGCACCCCTAGATGATAAAAGTTGA
- a CDS encoding glycosyltransferase family 4 protein translates to MRILFLHPKSFAQFSHLAKALAQDDTNQVIFGTQRRAGKLPKVSKAIYSAVKTVGPTTHYYLHQLQRDIHEGQAVYHLCTRLKSEGFVPDVVYGHGGWGSTLYIKDVFPQAKLLCYCEWFYHAHGSNFDFDPSDPLTYDDETRIRTKNASMLISLVSCDRGLSPTYYQHCQFPREFHSKITVRHDGIDTEFFKPKPGAKLVLPRIDLDLSEVEELITYVGRGMEPYRGFPQFMEAVGILQQRRPRCHVVVVGDNRIFYSKPLADGKTYKELMLEKVPLDLERVHFTGLLPYSEYLKVLQASSVHIYLTYPFVLSWSILESMATGCLVVGSNTAPVIEVIENRVNGLLVDFFSPEDIADRVEEALDNRDKMARIRENARETILQRYDLAKLLPQHIQWIQED, encoded by the coding sequence ATGCGTATTCTATTCCTCCATCCCAAGTCCTTCGCCCAATTTTCTCACCTCGCTAAGGCATTAGCCCAAGATGATACTAATCAGGTTATTTTTGGCACTCAGCGCAGAGCAGGGAAATTGCCTAAGGTTTCCAAAGCCATCTACAGCGCTGTGAAGACAGTTGGTCCTACAACTCACTACTACCTTCACCAGCTGCAAAGAGATATCCATGAGGGTCAAGCAGTCTATCACCTATGTACCAGGCTGAAGTCTGAGGGATTTGTTCCTGATGTGGTTTATGGTCATGGGGGTTGGGGCTCGACGCTATATATCAAAGACGTTTTCCCCCAGGCAAAACTGCTGTGCTACTGCGAGTGGTTTTACCATGCCCATGGGTCAAATTTTGACTTTGATCCCTCTGACCCCCTGACCTATGACGATGAAACCCGGATTCGGACCAAAAATGCCTCAATGTTAATCAGCTTAGTCAGTTGCGATCGCGGATTGTCTCCCACCTACTATCAGCATTGCCAGTTTCCACGGGAGTTCCACAGCAAAATCACTGTGCGTCATGATGGCATTGACACGGAGTTCTTTAAACCCAAGCCTGGAGCGAAATTAGTTCTGCCTCGGATCGACTTAGACCTGTCCGAGGTTGAGGAACTGATCACCTATGTCGGACGGGGGATGGAACCTTACCGGGGGTTTCCCCAATTTATGGAAGCGGTGGGGATTCTCCAGCAGCGACGACCAAGGTGTCATGTGGTGGTGGTGGGGGATAATCGGATTTTCTATAGCAAACCTCTAGCAGATGGCAAAACCTACAAGGAATTGATGTTGGAAAAGGTGCCTCTGGATTTAGAGAGAGTCCACTTTACTGGCTTACTGCCCTACTCAGAATATCTGAAAGTCCTGCAAGCTTCCTCTGTCCATATTTATCTGACCTATCCCTTCGTCTTGTCCTGGTCGATCCTAGAGTCAATGGCTACAGGGTGTTTGGTGGTTGGCTCTAATACTGCTCCGGTGATCGAGGTAATAGAAAACAGGGTCAATGGATTATTGGTAGACTTTTTCTCTCCAGAGGACATTGCGGATCGGGTGGAGGAAGCTCTGGATAATCGGGACAAGATGGCTCGGATACGGGAGAATGCCAGGGAAACGATTCTACAGCGCTATGATTTGGCTAAGTTATTGCCTCAGCATATCCAGTGGATACAGGAGGATTGA
- a CDS encoding glycosyltransferase family 4 protein — translation MTSFYKVLIIVENLPVPFDRRVWMEATSLQKAGYQVTTISPKGNGFDKDYEVMEGIHIYRHPLPPEESSVTGYIREYSWAVNWQFRLACQVWREQGFDIIHICNPPDLIFLVAGWFKLFRGVKVIFDHHDLAPEMYIAKYGRKDIFYHGLRWAERLTYAIADMVISTNESHRKVALTRGGKKPEQVFVVRSGPDLARFRIMPSNSSYRRGRQYLVGYMGVMGEPEGIDYLLRAVRYIVQEKKRQDIHFMLIGSGPAAETLKTLSKELDLTDFVEFTGFQTGEALLERLSSCDVCVEPSPTSAYNENCTMNKILEYMALGKPIVQFDLREGRRSAENASVYATPNDELEFAEKILELLNCPELREKMGAEGRRRMEEMLEWRHQAPKLLDAYGKVSLPLSGISINLGTRY, via the coding sequence ATGACTTCATTTTATAAAGTATTAATAATCGTCGAAAATCTACCTGTTCCCTTTGACCGACGGGTATGGATGGAAGCCACTAGCTTACAGAAAGCTGGCTATCAAGTTACTACAATTTCTCCCAAAGGGAATGGGTTTGACAAAGATTATGAAGTCATGGAAGGGATTCATATTTATCGCCATCCCCTACCACCGGAAGAAAGCTCGGTTACTGGCTATATTCGAGAGTACAGCTGGGCTGTGAATTGGCAATTTCGCTTAGCTTGCCAAGTATGGCGAGAGCAAGGTTTTGACATCATCCACATTTGCAATCCCCCAGATTTAATCTTCCTAGTGGCGGGATGGTTTAAATTGTTCCGGGGCGTAAAAGTAATCTTCGACCACCACGATCTGGCTCCGGAGATGTACATCGCCAAGTATGGACGAAAAGATATCTTCTATCATGGTCTACGCTGGGCTGAGCGCTTGACCTATGCTATAGCAGACATGGTGATTTCAACCAACGAATCCCATCGCAAGGTCGCCCTTACCCGAGGGGGGAAGAAACCAGAGCAAGTATTTGTAGTGCGCAGTGGACCTGATCTGGCACGGTTTCGGATTATGCCCTCAAACTCGAGTTACCGCAGAGGTCGTCAATATCTGGTAGGTTATATGGGAGTGATGGGGGAACCAGAGGGCATTGACTATCTTCTGAGGGCAGTACGTTACATTGTGCAGGAAAAGAAGCGCCAAGATATTCACTTCATGCTAATTGGCAGTGGCCCTGCTGCTGAAACCCTCAAGACTTTATCTAAAGAGCTTGACCTGACTGATTTTGTAGAATTCACAGGATTTCAGACCGGGGAAGCACTTTTAGAGCGACTTTCCAGTTGCGATGTATGCGTGGAACCGTCTCCCACATCGGCTTACAACGAAAACTGCACTATGAATAAAATCTTGGAGTACATGGCCTTAGGCAAACCTATTGTTCAGTTTGACCTCCGAGAGGGAAGACGCTCTGCAGAGAATGCATCTGTTTATGCTACGCCTAATGACGAGCTGGAGTTTGCTGAGAAAATTCTGGAACTTCTCAATTGTCCTGAACTCAGAGAAAAAATGGGAGCAGAAGGTAGACGCAGGATGGAAGAGATGCTGGAGTGGCGTCATCAAGCCCCTAAACTTTTGGATGCTTATGGGAAAGTTTCCTTACCTTTGTCAGGGATTAGTATTAACTTAGGCACTAGGTATTAG
- a CDS encoding glycosyltransferase family 4 protein, whose product MHEQKLPIIDPQHLGVTTPTNIIMLGPSLTVNGGISKYEKLFLEHVPPEVKIFHIPTHKEGSIPYKIIVFCQALVNLLWMLLRKDIALVHIHISQRGSAFRKAIMTFLVWIFRKPIILHAHGSEFHLFYSQLAPWVQQLLRWVFGKCSRLIVLSESWKKFSINSLGLRSEQVVILYNPVKLPSPVPYRPGSQKVTILFLGRIGQRKGAFDLIKAFAALPAEDKNRASLILAGNGELEQAYSLVKSLELTANITIPGWVSSEERDHLLAKANIFILPSYNEGLPMAMLEAMGWGLPVITTPVGGIPELVVDGDNGLLVKPGEIPELSMAMQTLINDLGLRLSLGCTARASVAHLNIEDYCSSVLNIYGSVLKSEKTAP is encoded by the coding sequence ATGCATGAGCAAAAATTGCCGATTATCGACCCACAGCACCTAGGGGTAACTACTCCAACTAATATTATCATGTTGGGTCCGAGCTTGACTGTTAATGGTGGCATATCAAAGTATGAAAAGCTCTTTCTTGAACATGTTCCTCCTGAGGTTAAAATTTTTCATATTCCTACCCATAAAGAAGGGTCGATCCCCTATAAGATTATAGTGTTTTGTCAAGCGCTAGTGAATTTACTGTGGATGTTATTAAGAAAAGACATTGCTCTCGTCCACATTCATATTTCACAGCGGGGCAGTGCTTTCCGAAAAGCAATTATGACATTCTTGGTTTGGATATTTCGTAAACCTATTATTTTACATGCCCATGGCAGTGAATTTCATCTATTCTACTCCCAGCTCGCTCCATGGGTTCAGCAATTACTGAGATGGGTGTTTGGCAAATGTAGCCGTTTAATTGTTTTATCAGAAAGTTGGAAAAAATTTTCTATCAACAGTCTTGGGCTAAGATCAGAACAAGTTGTTATCCTCTATAATCCAGTAAAACTTCCCTCGCCGGTTCCCTATCGCCCAGGTTCCCAAAAAGTGACCATCCTCTTTCTAGGACGCATTGGTCAACGCAAGGGAGCATTTGATCTAATCAAGGCTTTTGCTGCTTTACCTGCTGAGGATAAAAATCGAGCGAGTCTAATTCTGGCAGGAAATGGAGAGCTAGAACAAGCATACAGCTTAGTCAAAAGTCTGGAGCTAACTGCTAACATAACTATTCCTGGTTGGGTAAGTTCAGAAGAGCGTGATCATCTTTTAGCAAAAGCTAACATATTTATCTTGCCGTCTTATAACGAAGGTCTGCCGATGGCAATGCTGGAAGCAATGGGTTGGGGCTTACCTGTGATCACCACACCAGTAGGGGGGATACCAGAGTTAGTAGTAGATGGCGACAATGGTCTGCTAGTTAAGCCTGGAGAGATACCAGAACTATCTATGGCGATGCAGACTCTGATTAATGATCTTGGGTTACGGCTCTCCTTAGGATGTACCGCCAGAGCAAGCGTTGCCCATCTCAATATAGAAGACTACTGTAGTTCCGTGCTCAATATCTATGGCTCCGTGCTCAAATCTGAAAAAACAGCTCCATGA